The following are from one region of the Epinephelus fuscoguttatus linkage group LG11, E.fuscoguttatus.final_Chr_v1 genome:
- the mideasa gene encoding mitotic deacetylase associated SANT domain protein a isoform X3 — protein MSLPPQVNTDKSGKHRAAAMKEPVQHSGEVYYGMGPPALESSHSDSASSSGVYNHEKGPQSLPHYQQAAQVKWMHQDSVQPPGWSQEAPVPAWGQNFGPYMGGVNVRGQMAFHKGVHEGVALPMGGENQLPGPVEVYRDVAQAQAQGRGLEWEQHAAAAMHQAQLQAYQHAHKGVELQGQPHVPSHTLQGSMLQPFQTTFRPSKQQFSSGYYSVFPGNKGMSGLPYGEQPKSQQQLLHQIQQQQQQQQQQQQMHHHHQQQQQLQQHHLQLQQHQHLQQQQQHQIQQHQMQQQQQLQQMQQQYHQQQIQGRQQQIQQMQQQQQQQQVPQQSVPQQETTPPQVQPKQQQTQNIATFQPPEPGPPDAAIKKEDAQPMEPQQEPEAKVSDASSAPDPCPEKVATNPAEPSDAMLAAPRRSRRLSREGQSPLGPPSTNIWSQATKELPAPQNGVAGTQAVRGGEVTTGGVIRRRRRASKEINLETLAQQASVMEPAKMIKQEDGSSGRQSTMVPLVIPVSVPVHRSQTDPQGGWAQGRFGPGERPVGQSDRKPSVIVARRRSLRNSLTESFGQDGENDPGPDEDGKSKFKRRPRPQPLIIPPHKPSTFIPPSLYSNITAYQSNLRSPVRLPDNPLTLPPYTPPPILSPVREGSGLYFSTFLTNIAVSNQILPPPPTPKSATRSLLRSTSSEITPPVLPLITDATPASLEPRINIGLKYQAEIPEMQDQPCSQLDQHKADLVWLPIDDSNLKHVEDLMSMACCSVLRGGGTNQELVLHCLHECGGDFLETLGRLMLQDPVFPKGHHLAGYHYSGSDCWTAEEKRYFNKGISAYRKDFFMVQKLVRTKSVAQCVEFYYTYKKQVKVGRNGILTFGPPDSPVEKHTEAVVDIKSSQQSKLTQGETDGDEKKDPSYESSQQARVARSLQAHDYAGPVLVIKEPDAVNKEAHHPSAPHRQRGDPAAKKSRAPVKPPPDPDAIFPCKKCGRVFYKVKSRSAHMKSHAEQEKKAAALRQKEEEEQAAAELRARKAVAAAAAAANQRGDGNGETEQAELSSQEDSTEGEDDDDEDWH, from the exons ATGAGTCTTCCTCCTCAAGTTAATACTGACAAGAGCGGCAAGCATCGGGCTGCAGCCATGAAGGAGCCTGTGCAGCATTCAGGGGAGGTGTATTATGGTATGGGACCTCCGGCCTTAGAGTCGAGCCACAGTGACTCTGCAAGCAGCTCTGGTGTTTACAACCATGAGAAAGGGCCCCAGAGTCTACCACACTATCAGCAGGCTGCTCAAGTAAAGTGGATGCACCAGGACTCGGTGCAGCCCCCCGGCTGGTCTCAGGAAGCTCCCGTGCCAGCCTGGGGGCAGAACTTTGGCCCCTACATGGGTGGAGTGAATGTCAGAGGTCAGATGGCGTTCCATAAAGGAGTCCACGAGGGTGTAGCTCTGCCAATGGGGGGAGAGAATCAACTGCCAGGACCTGTTGAGGTTTACAGAGATGTCGCCCAGGCTCAAGCTCAGGGGAGGGGGCTGGAGTGGGAGCAGCACGCTGCGGCTGCAATGCACCAGGCTCAGCTGCAGGCCTATCAGCACGCCCACAAGGGCGTGGAGCTCCAGGGTCAGCCCCACGTGCCCTCTCACACTTTACAGGGGTCCATGCTGCAGCCCTTCCAGACCACATTCAGGCCCAGCAAGCAGCAGTTTTCATCAGGTTATTACTCTGTTTTTCCAGGCAACAAGGGGATGTCGGGCCTGCCATACGGCGAGCAACCTAAATCTCAACAACAGCTGCTGCACcaaatacagcagcagcaacaacaacagcagcaacagcaacaaatgcatcaccatcaccagcagcagcaacaattGCAGCAGCACCACCTTCAGTTGCAACAGCACCAACAtttgcagcaacagcagcagcaccaaaTCCAGCAGCATCaaatgcagcagcaacaacagttgCAGCAAATGCAGCAACAGTATCACCAGCAACAGATACAGGGGCGACAGCAACAAATCCAGCAaatgcaacaacagcagcaacagcagcaagtGCCACAACAATCTGTGCCACAGCAAGAAACGACGCCACCACAGGTGCaaccaaaacagcaacaaacccAGAACATTGCAACGTTTCAGCCTCCTGAGCCGGGTCCACCTGACGCTGCGATTAAAAAGGAGGACGCCCAGCCAATGGAGCCGCAGCAGGAACCAGAGGCGAAAGTCAGTGACGCATCATCCGCACCTGATCCATGCCCCGAAAAGGTCGCCACAAATCCCGCAGAGCCTTCAGATGCGATGCTGGCTGCCCCTCGGCGCTCGCGACGCCTTTCCAGAGAAGGCCAGTCCCCACTGGGACCCCCTTCGACAAACATCTGGTCTCAAGCAACCAAAGAGCTTCCAGCACCCCAGAACGGAGTAGCAGGCACCCAGGCTGTGAGAGGAGGGGAAGTGACGACGGGAGGGGTCATccgcaggaggaggagggcgtcTAAGGAGATCAACCTGGAGACTCTGGCCCAGCAGGCGTCAGTGATGGAGCCTGCTAAAATGATCAAG CAGGAAGACGGCTCTTCAGGCAGACAGTCTACCATGGTGCCTCTGGTTATCCCGGTGTCTGTACCAGTGCACAGGAGTCAAACAGACCctcagggtggctgggctcagggACGATTCGGCCCAGGTGAGCGGCCCGTGGGACAGTCCGATCGCAAACCGTCGGTCATCGTGGCTCGTCGGAGATCGCTCAGAAATTCCCTAACGGAGAGTTTTGGCCAG GACGGGGAAAACGATCCAGGGCCTGATGAGGATGGAAAATCCAAATTCAAGCGCCGACCTCGTCCCCAGCCTCTCATCATCCCTCCGCACAAACCATCCACCTTCATCCCACCATCCCTCTACTCCAACATCACTGCCTACCAGAGCAACCTGCGCTCTCCGGTCCGCCTGCCGGACAACCCCCTCACCCTGCCCCCGTACACGCCACCACCGATCCTGTCTCCTGTGCGCGAGGGCTCGGGTCTCTACTTCTCCACCTTCCTGACCAACATCGCCGTAAGCAACCAGATCCTGCCGCCACCGCCTACGCCCAAATCTGCGACACGCAGCCTGTTGCGCTCCA CGAGTTCAGAAATCACACCTCCTGTTCTGCCCTTGATCACTGACGCCACACCTGCGAGCCTTGAACC ACGTATCAACATCGGGCTGAAGTACCAGGCAGAAATTCCAGAGATGCAGGATCAACCTTGCTCCCAGTTGGACCAGCACAAGGCTGACCTGGTTTGGCTCCCTATAGATGACTCCAACCTCAAACACG TGGAGGATTTGATGAGCATGGCGTGTTGCAGTGTGCTCCGGGGCGGAGGAACCAACCAGGAGCTGGTTTTACACTGTTTACATGAATGTGGAGGTGATTTCCTT GAAACTCTGGGACGTTTGATGCTTCAGGACCCGGTTTTCCCCAAAGGTCATCACCTGGCAGGTTATCACTACTCAG GCTCCGACTGCTGGACTGCAGAAGAGAAGCGCTACTTCAACAAGGGGATCTCTGCCTACAGGAAGGACTTCTTTATGGTGCAGAAATTG GTGAGGACCAAGTCTGTGGCGCAGTGTGTGGAGTTTTACTACACGTACAAGAAACAGGTGAAGGTCGGTCGCAACGGGATTTTAACCTTCGGCCCTCCAGACTCACCTGTGGAGAAGCACACAGAGGCTGTGGTGGATATTAAG AGTTCACAGCAGTCCAAGTTGACTCAAGGAGAGACGGACGGAGACGAGAAGAAGGACCCTTCCTACGAGAGCAGCCAGCAGGCCAGGGTTGCTCGGTCACTACAGGCTCATGACTAT GCAGGGCCAGTGTTGGTGATCAAAGAGCCAGACGCTGTGAATAAGGAGGCTCACCACCCATCAGCACCCCACAGGCAACGAGGCGACCCTGCAGCAAAGAAGAGCAGAGCACCAGTGAAGCCCCCACCAGATCCTGATGCGATATTTCCATGCAAGAAGTGTGGCAG GGTGTTTTACAAAGTGAAGAGTCGCAGCGCTCACATGAAGAGTCACGCGGAGCAGGAGAAGAAGGCTGCGGCGCTGCgtcagaaagaggaggaggagcaggcgGCAGCTGAACTTCGGGCCAGGAAGGCGGTGGCGGCGGCAGCAGCGGCGGCAAATCAGAGAGGAGATGGGAACGGAGAGACGGAGCAGGCAGAGCTCAGCAGCCAGGAAGACTCAACTGAGGGAGAGGATGATGACGACGAAGACTGGCACTga
- the mideasa gene encoding mitotic deacetylase associated SANT domain protein a isoform X4, whose translation MSLPPQVNTDKSGKHRAAAMKEPVQHSGEVYYGMGPPALESSHSDSASSSGVYNHEKGPQSLPHYQQAAQVKWMHQDSVQPPGWSQEAPVPAWGQNFGPYMGGVNVRGQMAFHKGVHEGVALPMGGENQLPGPVEVYRDVAQAQAQGRGLEWEQHAAAAMHQAQLQAYQHAHKGVELQGQPHVPSHTLQGSMLQPFQTTFRPSKQQFSSGYYSVFPGNKGMSGLPYGEQPKSQQQLLHQIQQQQQQQQQQQQMHHHHQQQQQLQQHHLQLQQHQHLQQQQQHQIQQHQMQQQQQLQQMQQQYHQQQIQGRQQQIQQMQQQQQQQQVPQQSVPQQETTPPQVQPKQQQTQNIATFQPPEPGPPDAAIKKEDAQPMEPQQEPEAKVSDASSAPDPCPEKVATNPAEPSDAMLAAPRRSRRLSREGQSPLGPPSTNIWSQATKELPAPQNGVAGTQAVRGGEVTTGGVIRRRRRASKEINLETLAQQASVMEPAKMIKEDGSSGRQSTMVPLVIPVSVPVHRSQTDPQGGWAQGRFGPGERPVGQSDRKPSVIVARRRSLRNSLTESFGQDGENDPGPDEDGKSKFKRRPRPQPLIIPPHKPSTFIPPSLYSNITAYQSNLRSPVRLPDNPLTLPPYTPPPILSPVREGSGLYFSTFLTNIAVSNQILPPPPTPKSATRSLLRSTSSEITPPVLPLITDATPASLEPRINIGLKYQAEIPEMQDQPCSQLDQHKADLVWLPIDDSNLKHVEDLMSMACCSVLRGGGTNQELVLHCLHECGGDFLETLGRLMLQDPVFPKGHHLAGYHYSGSDCWTAEEKRYFNKGISAYRKDFFMVQKLVRTKSVAQCVEFYYTYKKQVKVGRNGILTFGPPDSPVEKHTEAVVDIKSSQQSKLTQGETDGDEKKDPSYESSQQARVARSLQAHDYAGPVLVIKEPDAVNKEAHHPSAPHRQRGDPAAKKSRAPVKPPPDPDAIFPCKKCGRVFYKVKSRSAHMKSHAEQEKKAAALRQKEEEEQAAAELRARKAVAAAAAAANQRGDGNGETEQAELSSQEDSTEGEDDDDEDWH comes from the exons ATGAGTCTTCCTCCTCAAGTTAATACTGACAAGAGCGGCAAGCATCGGGCTGCAGCCATGAAGGAGCCTGTGCAGCATTCAGGGGAGGTGTATTATGGTATGGGACCTCCGGCCTTAGAGTCGAGCCACAGTGACTCTGCAAGCAGCTCTGGTGTTTACAACCATGAGAAAGGGCCCCAGAGTCTACCACACTATCAGCAGGCTGCTCAAGTAAAGTGGATGCACCAGGACTCGGTGCAGCCCCCCGGCTGGTCTCAGGAAGCTCCCGTGCCAGCCTGGGGGCAGAACTTTGGCCCCTACATGGGTGGAGTGAATGTCAGAGGTCAGATGGCGTTCCATAAAGGAGTCCACGAGGGTGTAGCTCTGCCAATGGGGGGAGAGAATCAACTGCCAGGACCTGTTGAGGTTTACAGAGATGTCGCCCAGGCTCAAGCTCAGGGGAGGGGGCTGGAGTGGGAGCAGCACGCTGCGGCTGCAATGCACCAGGCTCAGCTGCAGGCCTATCAGCACGCCCACAAGGGCGTGGAGCTCCAGGGTCAGCCCCACGTGCCCTCTCACACTTTACAGGGGTCCATGCTGCAGCCCTTCCAGACCACATTCAGGCCCAGCAAGCAGCAGTTTTCATCAGGTTATTACTCTGTTTTTCCAGGCAACAAGGGGATGTCGGGCCTGCCATACGGCGAGCAACCTAAATCTCAACAACAGCTGCTGCACcaaatacagcagcagcaacaacaacagcagcaacagcaacaaatgcatcaccatcaccagcagcagcaacaattGCAGCAGCACCACCTTCAGTTGCAACAGCACCAACAtttgcagcaacagcagcagcaccaaaTCCAGCAGCATCaaatgcagcagcaacaacagttgCAGCAAATGCAGCAACAGTATCACCAGCAACAGATACAGGGGCGACAGCAACAAATCCAGCAaatgcaacaacagcagcaacagcagcaagtGCCACAACAATCTGTGCCACAGCAAGAAACGACGCCACCACAGGTGCaaccaaaacagcaacaaacccAGAACATTGCAACGTTTCAGCCTCCTGAGCCGGGTCCACCTGACGCTGCGATTAAAAAGGAGGACGCCCAGCCAATGGAGCCGCAGCAGGAACCAGAGGCGAAAGTCAGTGACGCATCATCCGCACCTGATCCATGCCCCGAAAAGGTCGCCACAAATCCCGCAGAGCCTTCAGATGCGATGCTGGCTGCCCCTCGGCGCTCGCGACGCCTTTCCAGAGAAGGCCAGTCCCCACTGGGACCCCCTTCGACAAACATCTGGTCTCAAGCAACCAAAGAGCTTCCAGCACCCCAGAACGGAGTAGCAGGCACCCAGGCTGTGAGAGGAGGGGAAGTGACGACGGGAGGGGTCATccgcaggaggaggagggcgtcTAAGGAGATCAACCTGGAGACTCTGGCCCAGCAGGCGTCAGTGATGGAGCCTGCTAAAATGATCAAG GAAGACGGCTCTTCAGGCAGACAGTCTACCATGGTGCCTCTGGTTATCCCGGTGTCTGTACCAGTGCACAGGAGTCAAACAGACCctcagggtggctgggctcagggACGATTCGGCCCAGGTGAGCGGCCCGTGGGACAGTCCGATCGCAAACCGTCGGTCATCGTGGCTCGTCGGAGATCGCTCAGAAATTCCCTAACGGAGAGTTTTGGCCAG GACGGGGAAAACGATCCAGGGCCTGATGAGGATGGAAAATCCAAATTCAAGCGCCGACCTCGTCCCCAGCCTCTCATCATCCCTCCGCACAAACCATCCACCTTCATCCCACCATCCCTCTACTCCAACATCACTGCCTACCAGAGCAACCTGCGCTCTCCGGTCCGCCTGCCGGACAACCCCCTCACCCTGCCCCCGTACACGCCACCACCGATCCTGTCTCCTGTGCGCGAGGGCTCGGGTCTCTACTTCTCCACCTTCCTGACCAACATCGCCGTAAGCAACCAGATCCTGCCGCCACCGCCTACGCCCAAATCTGCGACACGCAGCCTGTTGCGCTCCA CGAGTTCAGAAATCACACCTCCTGTTCTGCCCTTGATCACTGACGCCACACCTGCGAGCCTTGAACC ACGTATCAACATCGGGCTGAAGTACCAGGCAGAAATTCCAGAGATGCAGGATCAACCTTGCTCCCAGTTGGACCAGCACAAGGCTGACCTGGTTTGGCTCCCTATAGATGACTCCAACCTCAAACACG TGGAGGATTTGATGAGCATGGCGTGTTGCAGTGTGCTCCGGGGCGGAGGAACCAACCAGGAGCTGGTTTTACACTGTTTACATGAATGTGGAGGTGATTTCCTT GAAACTCTGGGACGTTTGATGCTTCAGGACCCGGTTTTCCCCAAAGGTCATCACCTGGCAGGTTATCACTACTCAG GCTCCGACTGCTGGACTGCAGAAGAGAAGCGCTACTTCAACAAGGGGATCTCTGCCTACAGGAAGGACTTCTTTATGGTGCAGAAATTG GTGAGGACCAAGTCTGTGGCGCAGTGTGTGGAGTTTTACTACACGTACAAGAAACAGGTGAAGGTCGGTCGCAACGGGATTTTAACCTTCGGCCCTCCAGACTCACCTGTGGAGAAGCACACAGAGGCTGTGGTGGATATTAAG AGTTCACAGCAGTCCAAGTTGACTCAAGGAGAGACGGACGGAGACGAGAAGAAGGACCCTTCCTACGAGAGCAGCCAGCAGGCCAGGGTTGCTCGGTCACTACAGGCTCATGACTAT GCAGGGCCAGTGTTGGTGATCAAAGAGCCAGACGCTGTGAATAAGGAGGCTCACCACCCATCAGCACCCCACAGGCAACGAGGCGACCCTGCAGCAAAGAAGAGCAGAGCACCAGTGAAGCCCCCACCAGATCCTGATGCGATATTTCCATGCAAGAAGTGTGGCAG GGTGTTTTACAAAGTGAAGAGTCGCAGCGCTCACATGAAGAGTCACGCGGAGCAGGAGAAGAAGGCTGCGGCGCTGCgtcagaaagaggaggaggagcaggcgGCAGCTGAACTTCGGGCCAGGAAGGCGGTGGCGGCGGCAGCAGCGGCGGCAAATCAGAGAGGAGATGGGAACGGAGAGACGGAGCAGGCAGAGCTCAGCAGCCAGGAAGACTCAACTGAGGGAGAGGATGATGACGACGAAGACTGGCACTga
- the mideasa gene encoding mitotic deacetylase associated SANT domain protein a isoform X2, with amino-acid sequence MSLPPQVNTDKSGKHRAAAMKEPVQHSGEVYYGMGPPALESSHSDSASSSGVYNHEKGPQSLPHYQQAAQVKWMHQDSVQPPGWSQEAPVPAWGQNFGPYMGGVNVRGQMAFHKGVHEGVALPMGGENQLPGPVEVYRDVAQAQAQGRGLEWEQHAAAAMHQAQLQAYQHAHKGVELQGQPHVPSHTLQGSMLQPFQTTFRPSKQQFSSGYYSVFPGNKGMSGLPYGEQPKSQQQLLHQIQQQQQQQQQQQQMHHHHQQQQQLQQHHLQLQQHQHLQQQQQHQIQQHQMQQQQQLQQMQQQYHQQQIQGRQQQIQQMQQQQQQQQVPQQSVPQQETTPPQVQPKQQQTQNIATFQPPEPGPPDAAIKKEDAQPMEPQQEPEAKVSDASSAPDPCPEKVATNPAEPSDAMLAAPRRSRRLSREGQSPLGPPSTNIWSQATKELPAPQNGVAGTQAVRGGEVTTGGVIRRRRRASKEINLETLAQQASVMEPAKMIKEDGSSGRQSTMVPLVIPVSVPVHRSQTDPQGGWAQGRFGPGERPVGQSDRKPSVIVARRRSLRNSLTESFGQDGENDPGPDEDGKSKFKRRPRPQPLIIPPHKPSTFIPPSLYSNITAYQSNLRSPVRLPDNPLTLPPYTPPPILSPVREGSGLYFSTFLTNIAVSNQILPPPPTPKSATRSLLRSTSSEITPPVLPLITDATPASLEPRINIGLKYQAEIPEMQDQPCSQLDQHKADLVWLPIDDSNLKHGDQESMEDLMSMACCSVLRGGGTNQELVLHCLHECGGDFLETLGRLMLQDPVFPKGHHLAGYHYSGSDCWTAEEKRYFNKGISAYRKDFFMVQKLVRTKSVAQCVEFYYTYKKQVKVGRNGILTFGPPDSPVEKHTEAVVDIKSSQQSKLTQGETDGDEKKDPSYESSQQARVARSLQAHDYAGPVLVIKEPDAVNKEAHHPSAPHRQRGDPAAKKSRAPVKPPPDPDAIFPCKKCGRVFYKVKSRSAHMKSHAEQEKKAAALRQKEEEEQAAAELRARKAVAAAAAAANQRGDGNGETEQAELSSQEDSTEGEDDDDEDWH; translated from the exons ATGAGTCTTCCTCCTCAAGTTAATACTGACAAGAGCGGCAAGCATCGGGCTGCAGCCATGAAGGAGCCTGTGCAGCATTCAGGGGAGGTGTATTATGGTATGGGACCTCCGGCCTTAGAGTCGAGCCACAGTGACTCTGCAAGCAGCTCTGGTGTTTACAACCATGAGAAAGGGCCCCAGAGTCTACCACACTATCAGCAGGCTGCTCAAGTAAAGTGGATGCACCAGGACTCGGTGCAGCCCCCCGGCTGGTCTCAGGAAGCTCCCGTGCCAGCCTGGGGGCAGAACTTTGGCCCCTACATGGGTGGAGTGAATGTCAGAGGTCAGATGGCGTTCCATAAAGGAGTCCACGAGGGTGTAGCTCTGCCAATGGGGGGAGAGAATCAACTGCCAGGACCTGTTGAGGTTTACAGAGATGTCGCCCAGGCTCAAGCTCAGGGGAGGGGGCTGGAGTGGGAGCAGCACGCTGCGGCTGCAATGCACCAGGCTCAGCTGCAGGCCTATCAGCACGCCCACAAGGGCGTGGAGCTCCAGGGTCAGCCCCACGTGCCCTCTCACACTTTACAGGGGTCCATGCTGCAGCCCTTCCAGACCACATTCAGGCCCAGCAAGCAGCAGTTTTCATCAGGTTATTACTCTGTTTTTCCAGGCAACAAGGGGATGTCGGGCCTGCCATACGGCGAGCAACCTAAATCTCAACAACAGCTGCTGCACcaaatacagcagcagcaacaacaacagcagcaacagcaacaaatgcatcaccatcaccagcagcagcaacaattGCAGCAGCACCACCTTCAGTTGCAACAGCACCAACAtttgcagcaacagcagcagcaccaaaTCCAGCAGCATCaaatgcagcagcaacaacagttgCAGCAAATGCAGCAACAGTATCACCAGCAACAGATACAGGGGCGACAGCAACAAATCCAGCAaatgcaacaacagcagcaacagcagcaagtGCCACAACAATCTGTGCCACAGCAAGAAACGACGCCACCACAGGTGCaaccaaaacagcaacaaacccAGAACATTGCAACGTTTCAGCCTCCTGAGCCGGGTCCACCTGACGCTGCGATTAAAAAGGAGGACGCCCAGCCAATGGAGCCGCAGCAGGAACCAGAGGCGAAAGTCAGTGACGCATCATCCGCACCTGATCCATGCCCCGAAAAGGTCGCCACAAATCCCGCAGAGCCTTCAGATGCGATGCTGGCTGCCCCTCGGCGCTCGCGACGCCTTTCCAGAGAAGGCCAGTCCCCACTGGGACCCCCTTCGACAAACATCTGGTCTCAAGCAACCAAAGAGCTTCCAGCACCCCAGAACGGAGTAGCAGGCACCCAGGCTGTGAGAGGAGGGGAAGTGACGACGGGAGGGGTCATccgcaggaggaggagggcgtcTAAGGAGATCAACCTGGAGACTCTGGCCCAGCAGGCGTCAGTGATGGAGCCTGCTAAAATGATCAAG GAAGACGGCTCTTCAGGCAGACAGTCTACCATGGTGCCTCTGGTTATCCCGGTGTCTGTACCAGTGCACAGGAGTCAAACAGACCctcagggtggctgggctcagggACGATTCGGCCCAGGTGAGCGGCCCGTGGGACAGTCCGATCGCAAACCGTCGGTCATCGTGGCTCGTCGGAGATCGCTCAGAAATTCCCTAACGGAGAGTTTTGGCCAG GACGGGGAAAACGATCCAGGGCCTGATGAGGATGGAAAATCCAAATTCAAGCGCCGACCTCGTCCCCAGCCTCTCATCATCCCTCCGCACAAACCATCCACCTTCATCCCACCATCCCTCTACTCCAACATCACTGCCTACCAGAGCAACCTGCGCTCTCCGGTCCGCCTGCCGGACAACCCCCTCACCCTGCCCCCGTACACGCCACCACCGATCCTGTCTCCTGTGCGCGAGGGCTCGGGTCTCTACTTCTCCACCTTCCTGACCAACATCGCCGTAAGCAACCAGATCCTGCCGCCACCGCCTACGCCCAAATCTGCGACACGCAGCCTGTTGCGCTCCA CGAGTTCAGAAATCACACCTCCTGTTCTGCCCTTGATCACTGACGCCACACCTGCGAGCCTTGAACC ACGTATCAACATCGGGCTGAAGTACCAGGCAGAAATTCCAGAGATGCAGGATCAACCTTGCTCCCAGTTGGACCAGCACAAGGCTGACCTGGTTTGGCTCCCTATAGATGACTCCAACCTCAAACACGGTGACCAAGAGAGCA TGGAGGATTTGATGAGCATGGCGTGTTGCAGTGTGCTCCGGGGCGGAGGAACCAACCAGGAGCTGGTTTTACACTGTTTACATGAATGTGGAGGTGATTTCCTT GAAACTCTGGGACGTTTGATGCTTCAGGACCCGGTTTTCCCCAAAGGTCATCACCTGGCAGGTTATCACTACTCAG GCTCCGACTGCTGGACTGCAGAAGAGAAGCGCTACTTCAACAAGGGGATCTCTGCCTACAGGAAGGACTTCTTTATGGTGCAGAAATTG GTGAGGACCAAGTCTGTGGCGCAGTGTGTGGAGTTTTACTACACGTACAAGAAACAGGTGAAGGTCGGTCGCAACGGGATTTTAACCTTCGGCCCTCCAGACTCACCTGTGGAGAAGCACACAGAGGCTGTGGTGGATATTAAG AGTTCACAGCAGTCCAAGTTGACTCAAGGAGAGACGGACGGAGACGAGAAGAAGGACCCTTCCTACGAGAGCAGCCAGCAGGCCAGGGTTGCTCGGTCACTACAGGCTCATGACTAT GCAGGGCCAGTGTTGGTGATCAAAGAGCCAGACGCTGTGAATAAGGAGGCTCACCACCCATCAGCACCCCACAGGCAACGAGGCGACCCTGCAGCAAAGAAGAGCAGAGCACCAGTGAAGCCCCCACCAGATCCTGATGCGATATTTCCATGCAAGAAGTGTGGCAG GGTGTTTTACAAAGTGAAGAGTCGCAGCGCTCACATGAAGAGTCACGCGGAGCAGGAGAAGAAGGCTGCGGCGCTGCgtcagaaagaggaggaggagcaggcgGCAGCTGAACTTCGGGCCAGGAAGGCGGTGGCGGCGGCAGCAGCGGCGGCAAATCAGAGAGGAGATGGGAACGGAGAGACGGAGCAGGCAGAGCTCAGCAGCCAGGAAGACTCAACTGAGGGAGAGGATGATGACGACGAAGACTGGCACTga